AAAAGGGGAATTCCATTAGGTTATGCTCTTCAAATATCACTATAACTACAGACCAAACAGCAGCCCCAAGGCCTTGTATGAAAACCAGTTGTTTTTATATTGCAGTATAATACCCCTACACTGATGCAAGCTGGTTCTGCTCTTACCTACACTGCTCCTTTTGTCACATGCTGTACAGAAGGAAGGTATAACAGATCAGATCAGAAAATACTGTCATGTGAATGTCTTTAAGGACATAACCTGTTGCTAACTGAAATCAGAGGCAAACCTATGCAAAAGCACAGTTGGAAAAAATGTTTCTACACTTCTGCACAGCCACATTaacctggaaaatgtgttaCAGTACGACTTCTCAATTAGTCAACAAGTCTGTTTACTCAGCTATCTGTATGATTGGCTTAGCTGGTCTTTGCTGCTCTCATATGCTCTGGCTCTTGAAAGAAATATTTGTGATAGACACCCATTTCTTAAAACTCCTGTCGAGCTCTGGAGATGTTACTCCATAAGTCAGCTCTGTTAACTTGCTGGAGCTTCTGTTAGATCAGAACTGATAAACACACATCAATTGTTGGGATTAACTGATTACAGTAAGAGTTGGGAGGACTGTACGTGCTTCAGAATTCAAGGTAACATTAGAAAAAGTAGAACTCATATTATTCATTGCTTGTGAACTACTGATTTCTCAAAAATATAAGGTTATAATTCTCCATTCTTCACTTTGTTTATTGCTTTGCACTGTATCGTGCTTGATATCAGTACGTTTGATGTGAAATCATCACAAGAGACACACCCAGTACTAGTTTGAGAATTTGTTGTATGACTTATGCCCCCTGCTGGTAATAACTCATAACCACTATGCTGCACCTCTTACAGCAAGGGTGCCCAACCCAACCCATGCCACCTATCCCAGTTGTACTCACTGCAGACTACTTGGATCAGATGTGGTCAGCTTTTATCTCTACAAGATTTACAGTTTAAGGCATGTCcctggggggaggggggagcaaagaagaaaacaccTAATGGCAAGAACAACAGAATAATAAGACTGGACACATATGAGGtttgatgtatgtgtgtgtgtgtgtgtgtgtgcatctcacTTTCTGTGGAAGAGAATAAGCAGAGTCACTGCGCAGAAGCTCAGCAGAATGCACTGTCAGCAGCTGAGTCAGGTTCATTACTGTAACACCTTCAGTGGGGGAATGCTAGACtttatgttatgtttatgtAGCGTTGGCTAATGTTTACTTCTAACATATTAACAGGCTACATTAGTTACTGAAAAATCACATGATCGGTTTTAATATTATACTTGATTCTACTATAAATGATTCTAAAACATTCATTTAGACAGAAAGGATATTTTACAGATGTTTCAGCAACATCGTTTTTCAGACATCAGTCGCTCCAAGAAGCAACAGATTACATTTCGGcgcatttcagttttacagctCAAGAATAGTGAAATGTAGCCTCGATGGGTACCATGGCGACGTTCACGTGACACTGATACATCGCTCTGATAGGGCAGCGAAGAAATCTGTCATATCAGTCTCGTTTCTGATTGGTTACCAATCCACCTATGTAATTATAGCGGAAACACAATAAGCTCACTATCAAGACTTCTCTTTGGATGACACGACGGAAATCCCCTAAAACGCCCCCTGAATTTATGGCGCTGTAGTTGTCCTGTTTTTGTATTAAATGCGCTATATTCCTTCTGGACGTGAGTTCGGGAAATAACCATGGAAGCTAAGCTAAAGAAAGAGTTGGGGACATCTATGCTGAAGTCAACGGGTCACTCAGGAGGTGGCTATATCTGCGAGGGCCAGAGTTATGACACTGACACAGGGAAAGtgtttgtgaaaataaatcacaagAACGaggtattttatattattaaaaatacagtgacaTATTTCATTAGTGGGTGGATCACCGATCGTGAGATTAATCTGAATGAACATTATATTAGTGAATAGGATATGTTCCAGAGGTAGCCAATATTACACTGCTCATcaacacaaaatctgtttttgttgtattcagGCGAAGTTGATGTTTGACGGGGAGATGGCCAGTTTGGAAGCCATTTTAATGACAGAAGTTGTTAAAGTCCCCAAGCCTGTGAAGGTGATTGAACTTGACACAGGAGGTTGTGTATTTGTGATGGAACATCTGGACATGAGAGGTCTTAGCAAGTAAGAAccctcacatctgtgtggcactGTATCATTATCAATATTCCACCATGGtatgaattaattattaatgaattaCTTAATGTACAAATCCAACGTGTAGGTATTCAAAGCACCTAGGAGAACAGCTGGCAGAGCTGCATCTTTATAACAAGAGACAGTTggaaaaattaaagaaagagCAGCAGACAGTGGGTAATTCACCTTAACCTCATTATAATACATGCAAATGAAGCCAAATGCACAAATATTATTCACCTGGTACCTGTGTTGACATTACTAAATAGGTAATTCTCAAATTGGGTCAAAGTTAACTGCAGATTAAGATTGACAGTATAACTGCTTTGATTGTATACAGGAAAAGGGGCTGGGCAGTCAGAGGCTCCTGGTGTTGAGAAGTTTGGCTTCAGTGTAACTACATGTTGTGGATATCTGCCACAGgtaaaaatatatgtacacTGTAACTGTAAGGGGGTGGTTTTGCATGGTCTCTAAGTCTGGGCTTATTATCTTTATCAGCAGTGCCACTtcagtttctttgttgttgtttttacctCTTCAGGTAAATGAGTGGCAGGATGACTGGGTGACATTTTTTTCCCAGCAAAGGCTGCAGCACCAGATTAACATGGTGGAGAAATCTTATGGAGACAGAGAGGTCAGAGAACTATGGGCCAAGCTACAGGTGCATCCTCTGTGTGATCTCATCAAAAACCAAACATGCCTCTACACGTGTTTATGGTTACACCACTAACCTGTGCAATTTACATATTGTGTCTGTTATTTTCAGCTAAAGATTCCTCAGTATTTCACAGATGTGGACATTGTTCCTGCACTCCTTCATGGAGACTTATGGGCAGGAAATGTGGCAGAGTGTGCAGAAGGCCCAGTCATCTTTGACCCTTCTTCCTTCTATGGCCATTCAGAGTTTGAGTTTGGTATTGCAGGAATGTTTGGTGGTTTTAACAATgatttttattctgcttatCATAAAAAGATTCCTCAAGCACCAGGGTTTGCAAAAAGAAGCCAGCTTTACCAACTTTTCAACTATCTGAATCACTGGAATCACTTTGGTGGTAGCTACAGAGGATCTTCAGTTAGGATTATGAAGGACTTACTGAAATAACTGCACTCATAGCTACTTGCAGAAATTCTATATTGTAGAATATAACATGTAAGTCCTATGAGTGCACATATAACCTGGAAATTCACTGCTTGTGTTCGGAATTTAATTAGTAAACGTTGCCAGAATTAAAAACAGTCACTAAGATTTGTCATTGTGAAGATTTAACAAATACATAGCTAAGATGCAGTATTCACTGCATTTTCTTGTAATAAGTCTTGCATTTTTAGTGATTTCAACATTAAACAATCTCTTGCCAAAAGACCTGAAACCATTATTCTAAGTCTTAAGATGCAGCATTGGCTTTTCAGGAACAAACATACTATATATGATCAATCACTTGACTGTGGTGGACTCCAGCCAGCGGAGCACCTCCTGAAGTCCCAGCCCAGAGCGGGCACTGAGTTCCAGTGTTGTGATTGGCTGAGTAGCAGATGCAATGATGTCATCCATTCTGAACAAGGATTTAATCTCCACCAGACCCATATTGCAGGGCATGTCTCtggaagaaaacaagcaaagaaaCTACATAAGAGCAAGTACAACAGAATTAGGAGCCTTGGCCGATTGGGAGGGGTCTTACATCTTGTTGAAGAGAATAAGCACAGAGGCACTGCGCAGAGCTTCAGCAGAGAGCACTGTCAGCAGCTGAATACAGGAGGAGGATACCTGAGCGATATTTGCAGAGTCCACCATAAACtagggaaaaacacaaacatctgatCAACTTATTCAATTTCTCTATTTATTTACTATTGTTAAATTCAGCAAATAAATGCAGTAtgtatacacaaacatacaatgACTGAGGAGCAGTCTTCAAAGTAACTGGGCCATATAGGTCCCATGCAGCCTCCCAGCTCTCTCACTGtcactttcttccttttcagGGTCAGGTCTATCAGGTTGGTTCCTACCTGTGGAAGGTTGGCAGTCACATCAAAACAGTCTAAAAACTCTTTAAAACCTTTATCTTTAACAAATGTTATTAACACTCACCGTTGGCTGAGTAGAAGGAGGTGTTCCCAGCTCACCTGATCCATGCAAACTGAGCTTTAAACAAGATCTGTCAGGAAAAACATTGTGGTGATCGTTTTTCAAATGGTTTCtatgtgaaataattttttataCTTCAGTACCATTACCTTATTGTTTGTATAGCTTACTACATACAAATATCTACAAGCAGGGATGGAAAATTTCATGCCCCAGTTCTGCCCCGTCTTCAGAATTTGTTTTGcaacatttcattgttttgcatttgtacTCTAAAGTGGTGAAAAACCATCTGAGCCTCGACCAATACAGAGgctatttatatttaatgagTTACTATGTAGATGTTAGCTAACGTTGTGTAACACTTACTAATTATCTAACCTAATGTTTACCACTCACTAGCTAAAACGTTAGCTCATCGGGCTAAAgtaactaacgttagctaactaCTTCAGATACACAGCACGTTACTACTGACTTTAAAATAATGTGACTATAAAACATTCAGTTAGACAGAAAGGATATTTTGTAGGCGTTTCAGCAACAACGTTTTTCCGACACCAGTCGCTCCAAGAAGCAAACAGATTTCATTTCTgctcatttcagttttacagcaCACGCATAGCGAAACCATTGATGTAGCAGGTAGCCTCTTCTGGCACCATGGCGACGTTCACGTGACACTGATCCATCGTTCTGATAGGGCAACGAGGACATTTCAGTCTCGTTTCTGATTGGTTACCAATCCACCTATATAATTATAACGGAAGCACAACAAGATCACTGTCAGCAAGACGTTTCGTTGGCTCAAACAACGGAGATCCTCTAACTTACGGTGCTGTAGTTGTACTGCGTGTTGTGTTAAGTGCGCTATATATTCCTAGGTTCGGGAAATAACCATGGAAGCTAAGCTAAAGAAGGAGTTGGGGACATCCATGCTGAAGTCATCGGGTCACTCAGGAGGTGGATGTATCAGCCAGGGCCAGAGTTATGACACCGACACAGGGAGAGtgtttgtgaaaataaatcacaagAGCGAGGTATTTtatatcattaaaaacacattgacATGGGTGGATCACCAATCGTGTGATTAATCTGAATGGGCATCATATTAGTGAATAGGATATGTTCCAAAGGTAGCTAACATTACCTACATTGGGACTGTAACTGTGCACattatgaaacagaaaaaaaaatcaaattattgATGTCGTTAATATGCAAACTAGTGTGAATCTGTGATACCACACTGGTCACCAGcacaaaacctgtttttttgtttattcaggCAAAGTTGATGTTTGATGGGGAGATGGCCAGTTTGGAAGCCATTTTAATGACAGAAACTGTTAAGGTCCCCAAGCCTGTGAAGGTGATTGAACTTGACACAGGAGGTTGTGTATTTGTGATGGAACATCTGGACATGAGAGGTCTTAGCAAGTAAGAAccctcacatctgtgtggcactGTATCATTACCAATATTCCACCATGGtatgaattaattattaatgaattaCTTAATGTACAAATCCAACGTGTAGGTATTCAAAGCACCTAGGAGAACAGCTGGCAGATCTGCATCTTCACAACAAGAGACAGTTggaaaaattaaagaaagagCAGCAGACAGTGGGTAATTCACCTTAACCTCATTATAATGCATGCAAATGAAGCCAAATGCACAAATATTATTCACCTGGTACCTGTGTTGACATTACTAAATAGGTAATTCTCAAATTCTGAGTCAAAGTTAACTGCAGATTAAGATTGACAGTATAACTGCTTTGATTGTATACAGGAAAAGGGGCTGGGCAGTCAGAGGCTCCTGGTGTTGAGAAGTTTGGCTTCAGTGTAACTACATGTTGTGGATATCTGTCACAGgtaaaaatatatgtacacTGTAACTGTAAGGGGGTGGTTTTGCATGGTCTCTAAGTCTGGGCTTATTATCCTTATCAGCAGTTCCACTtcagtttctttgttgttgtttttacctCTTCAGGTAAATGAGTGGCAGGATGACTGGGTGACATTTTTTTCCCAGCAAAGGCTGCAGCACCAGATTAACATGGTGGAGAAATCTtatggagacagagagaccaGAGAACTATGGGCCAAGCTACAGGTGCATCCTCTGTGATCTCATCAAAAACCAAACATGCTTTACACGTGTTTATGGTTACACCACTAACCTGTGCAATTTACATATTGTGTCTGTTATTTTCAGCTAAAGATTCCTCAGTATTTCACAGATGTGGACATTGTTCCTGCACTCCTTCATGGAGACCTATGGGGAGGAAATGTGGCAGAGTGTGCAGAAGGCCCAGTCATCTTTGACCCTTCTTCCTTCTATGGCCATTCAGAATATGAGTTGGGTATTGCAGGAATATTTGGTGGTTTCAACAAAACTTTTTATTCTGCTTATCATGAAAAGATTCCTCAAGCACCAGGGTTTGCAAAAAGAAGCCAGCTTTACCAACTATTCCACTATCTGAATCACTGGAACCACTTTGGTGGTGGCTATAGAGGATCTTCAGTTAGGATTATGAAGGACCTACTGAAATAACTGCACTTATAGGTCCTTGCAGAAATTCTACATATTATGTAGATATTCGATATATGCACATTTGACCAAAAATGATGTGGCTAATTGCTAAAGAGTTTATGCATATCATTTTAAGATTGTAAGTTGTGTAGATAATACAGAATTCTATTTGGTCTACTCCACCTACATCAACCTACCTTTAGATTTAAAATCCATGTTCAAGTCCAAGTGTATGTACTTTGTTAGTATTTTAAAGACTGTAAATCAATTTGTGCGTTGGTTGCCTacaatgacattttgacatgcaTTTTCTGCAAGTGGAAGAGcaagaaacatgttttcatcagGCTTGCTTGAAAACCATATACAGTACCAATAAGTTTTATATGCTGCAATGTCTTCCTTGATGTTTAAGTCATTCTCAGTTCCTGTGTTTGATCAATACCTAACTTAAGTATTCACCTGTGGCTGATAATGTTATGCAGATTAACATACAACAGACTTCTTGAAAATGTTGTTGCATAGTTAGAATGACTGTTCAATATGTTGCTCTCCACTGCTTAACCAACAATAAACCCTGAGATGATCCAGGCTGTTTGTCCTGTTGTGCTGTGGCTTGTGTCAATCTAGTTTAGAAAATGTAGCCAATGAGACTGTAAGACCTCCATCATAAAAAACCCACTATGCCTCTTATTGTCTGTCCCACCGCCTCCAATACCTTCTCCTAGAtaactgaaatgttttgtcagttttaaatTTCCAGTCCTGTAGAAACAACGTTTTGCAGTTCTCTCAGATCTGCCTCTTAGTTACCATCACTGGTACATATGGATAGCCTAACATGACATAATTCAAACCTTCACAAAAGCACAGTTTCATAATATTTTGTTGTCGCCGCACTTCTATGCAGCCATACTATCTCTGGCCCCTGAAAAAAGAACATATGTCTAATGGACACCAGTATTTAAAGATCTTGGAAGCTCTGGAGATCTTACTGGATCAGTCAACTCATTTAACTTTCTCGAACTTCTGTTAGATCCAAGTTGATGAAAATATCTACATAAGTCTAATTTTATCATAATGAAATGATATGTTCGAGTTAACTGGATATAATTACAGTTTGGGAGGAGTAATCATTGCTTTAGAATTCAAGGCAACATTAGAAAATATAaagataatattttatttattggttgTGAGTTGTTGACTGTAAAAATAGGTTATGACACTGCTTCATTCTTCACTTGGTTCTTTGCTTTGCAATGTATAATTTCTCTTAACATCAATAGTGCACCTATGCCCCCTGCTGGTACAACTACGCTGCACCTTTTACAGTAATAAGTCTTACAAGGCCACGTCCACGTGACACTGATATACAGCTCTGATagggcaaagaaaaaaaaacacagtaatttCAGTCTTGTTTCTCATTGCTTATTAGTCCACCACCAATATAAATATAACGACAAATAAACAAGATCATCGTAAATCCCAATAAAGATGGTTACTACCATGAAAATATCTTATACGTCATGAACTGAAATATAATCGCACTGTTTAATTGTACAAAATGCGAAGGGCTGCAATTTTCCCGAGACGCATCTAAactaagaagaagaagcagaagaaataaaagctggTCGTTaggaagaaggaaaacaacGCCTCCTGAACTTATACTGCGCTTTGTATTAAATGCACTATATTCCTACTGGACGTGAGTTCGGGAATAACTATGGAAGCTAAGCTAAAGAAGGAGTTGGGGACATCCATGCTGAAGTCAACGGGTCACTCAGGAGGTGGATGTATCAGCCAGGGCCAGAGTTATGACACCGACACAGGGAGAGtgtttgtgaaaataaatcacaagAGCGaggtattttatattattaaaaacacattgacATGGGTGGATCACCGATCGTGTGATTAATCTGAATGTGCACATTTTGAAACTGAGAAAAATCAAATTATTCATGTCCTTAACTCCCTTGTTGTCttcgggtcaatttgacccatttaaaaaagttaatatgtgataactttggttttctttcatataaataactaaaaataacaaaaaaatgtcatggatggttccctactacaagtgtaaaatatatgttaatatgttggaaacaagtttgCTAAAAAGGTGCTCCACTAATCCTCATCACAGGGGTAATCACCATGCGGCCAGAATTCCAGAGTCCTCACCAACATCAGCCAATTTCACATAGAAAACCAATGCGTAATAACACTCCGCACATCTCCATTACAGgatcacattaaaaaaacaggaagtaaccCATGTCTATCTATATTTGGCACTGCAATGGagtggtgacctgtccagtgtgtagccctgccttccacccaagagagagctgggataggtaTGCAATACTCCCCTCTTGTGACCAAATGTAGTGCATTGCTTTCTCCATCTTGAGGCACATTTACCCACATCAGAAAGTCAACTTTAAACAGTGATAACTTAAAATAACCATGAACAATACAAACAACTTGCTTTGTTTAGGGGTCATTTTGATACAGGTGGTAAACTACTTAGTCATTTACTTATGCATGAGTTTACCATAAGTTTACCACCTGGCTAcatcattttttgttatttttagttatttatatgaaagaaaatcaaGGTTATCCCATATTAACTGTTttaaatgggtcaaattgacctgaagacaacaggagggttaataTGCAAACTAGTGTGAATCTGTGCTACCACACAGCTCATCAGCacaaaacttgtttttgttgtattcagGCGAAGTTGATGTTTGATGGGGAGATGGCCAGTTTGGAAGCCATTTTAATGACAGAAATTGTTAAAGTCCCCAAGCCTGTGAAGGTGATTGAACTTGACACAGGAGGTTGTGTATTTGTGATGGAACATCTGGACATGAGAGGTCTTAGCAAGTAAGAAccctcacatctgtgtggcactGTATCATTATCAATATTGTACCATTGTATGCAGGTTAGAGTGGAGGGCATCATGAAAATATGCTAAGCAGATTGTTCTTTAAgcatatttgttattttttaatgaattactTAATGTCCAAACCAACGTGTAGGTATTCAAAGCACCTAGGAGAACAGCTGGCAGATCTGCATCTTTATAACAAGAGACAGTTggaaaaattaaagaaagagCAGCAGACAGTGGGTAATTCACCTTAATCTCATTATAATACATGCAAATGAAGCCAAATGCACAAATATTATTCACCTGGTACACGTAATGACATTGCTAAATAGGTAATTCTCAAATTCTGAGTCAAAGTTAACTGCAGATTAAGATTGACAGTATAACTGCTTTGATTGTATACAGGAAAAGGGGCTGGGCAGTCAGAGGCTCCTGGTGTTGAGAAGTTTGGCTTCAGTGTAACTACATGTTGTGGATATCTGTCACAGgtaaaaatatatgtacacTGTAACTGTAAGGGGGTGGTTTTGCATGGTCTCTAAGTCTGGGCTTATTATCCTTATCAGCAGTTCCACTtcagtttctttgttgttgtttttacctCTTCAGGTAAATGAGTGGCAGGATGACTGGGTGACATTTTTTTCCCAGCAAAGGCTGCAGCACCAGATTAACATGGTGGAGAAATCTTATGGAGACAGAGAGGCCAGAGAACTATGGGCCAAGCTACAGGTGCATCCTCTGTGTGATCTCATCAAAAACCAAACATGCTTTACACGTGTTTATGGTTACACCACTAACCTGTGCAATTTACATATTGTGTCTGTTATTTTCAGCTAAAGATTCCTCAGTATTTCACAGATGTGGACATTGTTCCTGCACTCCTTCATGGAGACTTATGGAGAGAAAATGTGGCAGAGTGTGCAGAAGGCCCAGTCATCTTTGACCCTTCTTCCTTCTATGGCCATTCAGAATATGAGTTGGGTATTACAGGAATATTTGGTGGCTTCAACAATgatttttattctgcttatCATAAAAAGATTCCTCAAGCACCAGGGTTTGCAAAAAGAAGCCAGCTTTACCAACTTTTCAACTATCTGAATAACTGGAATCACTTTGGTGACGATTACAGAGAATCTTCAATTAGGATTATGAAGGacttactgaaataaaataaattacaagaACATGTACCAAGTAGTAGAAGTTTCAAGTTAGTTTCATAGTTTCCacctgagtgttttttttttgtatactgCAATCCCTCCTGGAATGCTTGTTTCCTTTGCAGTCCCTATATTTGACAAGCACCTGACTCAATTTTAATGCTGTGCAAGGAACATTAGATTTTATTCTAATAGCTTTACAGTTGACATCATACAGCCTGACACTTTACAAATACCCACAAAATGTTGCTATGTAATGACAGCTGGTCACTGCTTTAACCAACAATAAATGATGGAATGATCCAAGGTGTTTGTTCAGTCCTGCTTTATCTGGTAAAAACTGATGTTAATCAGACTGTAAGCTCTCCATCATCGTCTACTGAACGGAGCTCAAGTGACTTTCGAGAAGCATGAACCTTCTCGCTTGCCGTACAGGGGCGGGACGTCTGTTCTATGCTGTTCTATGCATTTGGAGCATCATAACAGATGATTTGAGAAATTGTTTCTGACGTTACGTTTGGTTAAGTGAAGCTAATATGAGTCGCCACTTTCCACGTTAATACGCTATAGATTCTGTAATTACATTCTGTAAACATCTTAGGCGGATCCGTACTCGTTGCTTTTGCTAGGCTTAAATGCTAATCTTAGCTAACTGGCCAATAAGTTAACGTGTAACAAACGCTAGCGTTAGCCTCTGCGACAACTGCACTCTTTGTGGCTGAAAACCTGACAGAATGGCTTTATCTGAGACAGAGAATGGATGTTCCGGTGGTGAAGTAGGCGATTCGGACGTCATTGTGAAAACTTGTGTCTTGGGCGGCTTCGCTGAGAGCGACGAGACCAGAGCCCTGATCTCCAGCCTCCCGGAGGTCCACCGGGACATGGTGACAAGCGAGCCCGCCACACAGCGGTTTTTGGGTGAGCCAGACATCCGTGTATGAATCCTTAAATGAATCCATGGTCTGGATTTAGCACTGTCGCAGTTTAACACACTCATCATGCCCATCTCTTTCCACAGTGATAATGAACAGATACCAAGAGCAGCCTCATCTGCTCGATCCACATCTAGGTGCAGTATGACAAGTGTGAAATCAATGGGTATTGGTTTTGCATACAACTTTGGAGACTGTATATATAATTAAAACTCTCATTTTCACTGTTATGTCTAGAATGGATGTTGAACATGATTCTGAATTTTGTAAGGAGCGAGAGCTCTCCCCCTTCACTTGTTCATTTGGGCTTCAAGTTTCTCTACATCATCTGTAAGGTCAGTAAAAACTGGACTCTTTCCATGTTAGTGAAAACCTATGAGACTGCACTGCATATAGGAAAGAGGGAGTCCTGCTGTATAGCTATTTTGTAAAGCCCCGTGAGGCAAATTTATGGTACTGGGCTGTATGCGTAATTTGAAAGTTGACTTTCTTTTGTACACTATTTCTTCTGCACACATTACAAAGTTCTGCAGCTAATTCAGTAATCTTGCTTGATGATACAGGCCACAGGGTGTTTGCATTTATTCCTTTCTTTTGTGGCTAGGTCAGGGGCTATAAAATCTTCATGCAGCTTTTTCCCCATGAAGTGGCAGATGTCCAGCCAGTTCTGGACCTGCTGACCAGACAGGATCCAAAAGACTCTGAGGTGAGACAGACATTACTTTTCAAGGGTAAAATAATAACTTGGGCCTTCAAAGAATCACACCAATGTGCATTTTCTTGTACACATTTagcatatatatgtgtgttgtgAGCTTTACCAGTTGCATTGTTTACCATGTACTCATTCCAGACATGGGAAACCCGCTACATGCTGTTGCTTTGGCTGTCCATGACCTGCCTCATACCCTTTGACCTGTCCCGTCTGGATGGCCATCTGGAGTCAGGCGGTGGGAAGGCCAGAGAACCCATCATGGACCAAATTCTAGCTATTGCAAAGGCAAGTTGAACATGTGACAGTTGTCATGGAGAACATGCTCTGTAGGCCTTGTTTTCCTTGATAGCTTGGTGTGTCATTACTATTAATGAACatacaaatgtttgttttttgcagtcTTATCTAGTCGTCAGAGGCAGTTCCAGAAATGCTGCATCTGTACTAGTATCTAAGTAAGTGCACAAGCAGAACACAGATAATTACATAGTATTATCATTTTATGTTTATCtccaaaaatatgtttcattgtTTGA
This genomic window from Mastacembelus armatus chromosome 8, fMasArm1.2, whole genome shotgun sequence contains:
- the LOC113141484 gene encoding ketosamine-3-kinase-like, with protein sequence MEAKLKKELGTSMLKSTGHSGGGYICEGQSYDTDTGKVFVKINHKNEAKLMFDGEMASLEAILMTEVVKVPKPVKVIELDTGGCVFVMEHLDMRGLSKYSKHLGEQLAELHLYNKRQLEKLKKEQQTVGKGAGQSEAPGVEKFGFSVTTCCGYLPQVNEWQDDWVTFFSQQRLQHQINMVEKSYGDREVRELWAKLQLKIPQYFTDVDIVPALLHGDLWAGNVAECAEGPVIFDPSSFYGHSEFEFGIAGMFGGFNNDFYSAYHKKIPQAPGFAKRSQLYQLFNYLNHWNHFGGSYRGSSVRIMKDLLK
- the arl16 gene encoding ADP-ribosylation factor-like protein 16 isoform X2 encodes the protein MGPIWPSYFEDCSSVIFMVDSANIAQVSSSCIQLLTVLSAEALRSASVLILFNKIDMPCNMGLVEIKSLFRMDDIIASATQPITTLELSARSGLGLQEVLRWLESTTVK
- the arl16 gene encoding ADP-ribosylation factor-like protein 16 isoform X1, whose product is MVSLCVCCKTEMSRNEICLLLGATGVGKTLLLKRLQKLSLHGSGELGTPPSTQPTVGTNLIDLTLKRKKVTVRELGGCMGPIWPSYFEDCSSVIFMVDSANIAQVSSSCIQLLTVLSAEALRSASVLILFNKIDMPCNMGLVEIKSLFRMDDIIASATQPITTLELSARSGLGLQEVLRWLESTTVK
- the LOC113141483 gene encoding ketosamine-3-kinase, whose amino-acid sequence is MEAKLKKELGTSMLKSSGHSGGGCISQGQSYDTDTGRVFVKINHKSEAKLMFDGEMASLEAILMTETVKVPKPVKVIELDTGGCVFVMEHLDMRGLSKYSKHLGEQLADLHLHNKRQLEKLKKEQQTVGKGAGQSEAPGVEKFGFSVTTCCGYLSQVNEWQDDWVTFFSQQRLQHQINMVEKSYGDRETRELWAKLQLKIPQYFTDVDIVPALLHGDLWGGNVAECAEGPVIFDPSSFYGHSEYELGIAGIFGGFNKTFYSAYHEKIPQAPGFAKRSQLYQLFHYLNHWNHFGGGYRGSSVRIMKDLLK
- the LOC113141276 gene encoding ketosamine-3-kinase-like; amino-acid sequence: MEAKLKKELGTSMLKSTGHSGGGCISQGQSYDTDTGRVFVKINHKSEAKLMFDGEMASLEAILMTEIVKVPKPVKVIELDTGGCVFVMEHLDMRGLSKYSKHLGEQLADLHLYNKRQLEKLKKEQQTVGKGAGQSEAPGVEKFGFSVTTCCGYLSQVNEWQDDWVTFFSQQRLQHQINMVEKSYGDREARELWAKLQLKIPQYFTDVDIVPALLHGDLWRENVAECAEGPVIFDPSSFYGHSEYELGITGIFGGFNNDFYSAYHKKIPQAPGFAKRSQLYQLFNYLNNWNHFGDDYRESSIRIMKDLLK